TCCAAACACCACACCCTTTCTTTATTCACTTCCAATCTTCATGCGCTATCCTCcctcctttctcttttctttccactTTTAGAGATCAAGTGAGATATGGTGTTCAcggcataaaaaaaaaccttgacagATGTCTACCCCTCCAATGGGTGAGATGAAGGCAAACATCCCTCCATCTAACTGCAAGTATGTTTGGGTGTTCAAATCATTTGCTTGCATCACACACTCCTTAAAGAAATGCTTTAACAAGCAGGTTTTACTCCAAATATATTTCTTGCtttttctcttacacacatgCAGCATTAATGTTAAAAACAGGGTGCTCTTCTCCAACACACCAAAACCATTAAACCCAGTGGttctgctaataataatattcaccTAACACAATAAACATTACATCACTAATGTGTTCCTAAAAATCTAGCAAATGATCACACATAATCAGCAGAAACTGCATGGtcttgttcttcttgttcttctgtgTAAACTCAACACACTACCAGACAGTGCAAGCCCATGTCCAAACTATAATGCTTTCAAGTGTGGTGAGGTCATCTTTATAAACAAACCTGTGAGGACCCCATCGATGTTAAACCTCTCAGTGTATTTAATATCCTACTGCAACATGACAGTAGCTAACTACTTTGCAATGATACATCTTAAAATCAGTGGCTGCTGTAACACTAGTCAAGCTCTTTAGTGTTTTTACAATGCTAGTCTATCATTTATAGTTGGCGCTACTGAATTGATGGGTGTGCCTCTTGTACAACAGAGAGACCTCTGTTACAGAAACATTATATGTGCAAACATGGTCTGTGGTGCAGACAAACCAATTTCAAGATCCAAGTGGGAAAATTCTTATGTGACCCTTCATGCAAACAATGAACcaaattatattaaaaggtCATGAGGAGGGATTCCTGAGGCTACTAATCAGATACACAGACAATGTGGGTATTTCCACTTACCTTTATTCATTTGCTAAACACAAGCTTTGACGATCAGGTGGTAATACTAATGCAtcatttaaattttcttttaatCCTTTACGGTGTCTCTTTTGCAACTTGTACATTCAAGTTTACTCTAGTCTTTGCTACAAACCAAGTGTGTATGCAtacaggagacagagagactacTGTGAACAACGACTCAGATTGGACAAAATTATCCAAGCTGAAAGTCAAGGCCATCGAGGCATTTTAACTCTTATCTAGGTCATAATGACACTTCATTAAACAGGGAAAAAAGAAGCATTTCAATTTCACGACGAAGGAATGTTGGCTAACCAGCACAGTGTCAATCGAGGTAATTCATTGTGCCCAACACAACCAGAAGCCGAAATTTCAGCAGTGGAATCAACAGTCAGGCACCACCAAAATCTAGAGAAAGTACGCAACCATAAAAGGTGCTGAAAGAGAATACGGCCTAGCCTTGCCCTACAAAAAGCTAGATTcattatacacatacagagAAGAAACTAATGtcttaaaatgtataataaatctcaatctatatacagtatatacacccaAATCCAGGCactctttaattaaaaatgtactgAGGCTATTTCATAGGAACAACCACTAGGCAGCCATTAGAAATGTTATAAACTGTTCCCTGAACTAAATTGTTATCTAAATACACAAGGAGGTAAAATGATCTGTCCAAAACATGCCAGCAAAGCATGAGCATGACTTCTCAAACAgctagaggggaaaaaaagtatGCACTGAAGAAAGCAAGGCATATGGGGTATAtcataaacacaatacacacacacaaaaaggcaTACATTCATACTAAGCAAATGTTTGAGGAATAGAGGAAACAAAATGCCTTAGGAAATCTTCAGTTCCCTATTGCCCATCTAATCTTTTACAAATCACAGACAAAAGCAGATCATGTGCTTTAAAGGCACTTCACTGGAATCTGAGTAAATATGTCTCACAAAAGGAGACCATCACGCATGGATACTACTTCTGATACagatacacatgcacacacaagcataagCTACTCTGAGATCTAGATCTGTCTACTCTACATGATGATTGATCTACATCTAGGGTTACAGGTACAATTCCTAATAAACTAAAGAAATTCTTAAAGCAACCCAAAACAGTAATTTAGACTTTGCAAGGACTTACATAATAGCATTATACtgacatatttttaaaaaaaagaagaaaaaaaggggaCCTACCACTCGTGGTTTGGTTTTAAGTGGAGCCTGCATCAGCTCATCACTGGACTTTCTTTGCAGTTTGGGGTCAATACTGGCTGTTTCAGGAACAGAACTGGTACCTTCCACAACAGCCCCTTCAGCAGGGGCATCTGAGGACCCCTCGGGTGGATTCAAGTCCAGGTTGTACTCTTCGGTCACATCCTCTCCTTGTCTGTGTCTTGAGAGTTGTTGTGGTTCATGGCTTTTGGAAGAGCCACGATGCTGGTTAGATGGTGAAATGGGCACAAATGTTGCAGGCTCACTGGCATGGCGTACATGTTTGGGCCTTATTTTTGGTATAGGAAGCTGAGGCAGGATGGATTTGGAAGGATCCAGATGTTCCAGATCTTCATAGGTTCGATCTTCCTGCTGTTCCTCTAACTGGTCCCCATCATCGCAAGACTGTTGATGAGTGACACGGTGTGTGCGTTTCTTGTAACCGCGACGACTTATGCAAGGAGACAACACCTGAGCCAGCTTTGGGTCAAAGGGCAAATTTGGCTCCTCATTGCACATTTTATTAACTCCATTGCGGTCAAGATGGGAGGGTAAAACATGCTCTGAGTGGGACTGTGAACTCCTGTTCGAATACTGCCGATACTGCTCACTGTTTAGCTCCCACAGCTCATCTCTTTGCTCTGACAAGATCGGCTCACTGCTTGAAGGAGGAATGGGCTGCTCTAACTCATTAATAGGTTCGTCAGAATGTTTTGGGACTTCAAGAGCTGGAGAAGCCAGTTCACCCCGCCTGCTCGGGTCACtaaagcttttctttttcactgCTTTTCCATTTGCCTTCTCATCAATGAGCTTATCCATTGCACCGGGTTCATGCACTATGCTCTGTATCACGGTGCTGTAATCTCGCAGCGAGTCATTATACACTGACAGGTCACTAGCTGCACTGCCGGTATACTCCGACAGATCAGCTGCAGAGGAATCTGCACTTACACCAACCTTTGAGTTTAGAGAGAGTGAGCCAAGTAGGTTGCTGTCCACAGAAAAGCTGTTACTACCATCCTCTGCCACCGAGCGACTTCGATGTGGCATGGGATCGCTGAGAGAACGGTAAGCAGACTCACCATTTGACTCCCCATTACTTCCATTGCTGGAGTCTGAGCCATTGTTGGCAGCTGAGGAGAATTTCCTCCGTCTTCGAAGAGCACTAGGAGTAGGCGGAGCCTCTAAAGAAGCCTGATTTTTACTGATGCTTACATCTCCACCTATAGCTACTGCCTCATATTCTGTCCTCACAGATGAGGCAGGAGTAGATAGAGACTTCTCCAGCATCATGTTGTGTGACTGTTCCTCATATAGTCCAGACTGAGTCCAAACAGTGAGCGTCTGGCCTAGTAAGTCTGTGCCAGAAGATAGCCCTCCATATAAGCCAGCCTCTGGCTCTGTGACAATTCCTTCATCTGTCAGACTTGATTCATGTCCTGAAAGTTCATCCAATGACTTATCACCAAAAATTTTCTCCCCTGAATTTTCTTTTGGTATGCATTTCCCACTTTCTCTATCAGCTTCCTTTTTGTTTACAGTCTCTACAATCTGTCCATCTATCCTCTCCACTTGCTTCATATTATTAGCTTCTTTATTAGCACCCACCATGTGAAAATTCCCATTTCTTTTAAGCCCTGCTatgtcatcatcattatcattatcatcataatCCTTATTAGCACTCATTTGACAAATATCTCTTATTACTTGTCTTGCTTCCTGAATGTAGTGATCTTGTAGCGGGGTTGGCATTGGCTCTTCATAGTCATAACCTCTGCAATCATCACTCTCCACCTCTCTATCAGATATGACTACACGATCGCCATCACTTTCACAGTTTAGCCTTTGCTCAGAGGAACTCCTTAAAGCTGACCCTACAGGTTTCTCTGAGTAAGTGAAAGACTTTGTCCTTCTCAAAGTAGCAGTTAGGTCCTTTAGTGAGGGCCTTCTAGAGTTCAACCCTGCAGTTCTTGAGCCCATTCGGTACATAGTTGGTGTGCTCTGAAGACCCAGATTGCTTGAGTTCAGACTTTCCTCAGCATCTTGGCCTCTCTTCTTCATCCTTAGCTCGGATAAATCAGTTTTCAGGTAACTCAGCAGTGACAGAGTTTCTGAAGCAATATCAGGATTTGACATTGATACTCTGTCTTTATCTTTTTCATGACTGACAGGACGGCGACCAAGTCTGCTTTCTACAGCATTAGGAGTGCCTTCTCCTTGATTCAAGCTAGGCACCAATCGTGGACGAACACGAACAGGAGCACGAGAAAAATTGTCTCCATGTCCAAAACTAGGTGAGCGGTACATAGTAGCATTGCCATGATATGTTTTGCTTAGGACAGAAGATGAGGCTCTATTGGAGGTTGAACTCATGAGATCTTCAGCCTTCAGAGTTTCAGTGCTAGAATATCTGCTATTACAGCGTGACCCCAAGGGGGTGGAAAGAAATGAGGGAATGGTTACCTTTGACACGCGTGATACAAATGGGACATTACTGGGACCAACTTGTCCTTCAGAAGCTTTACACAAATTCCTATAACTGTCCTGAACCACAGAGGACCCTCGTGCTCTCTCCCACATTTGTCCACTAACGCAGGCCTTAGACCGCAGGCTGTCAAGCCTATGTCCTTCCATTTGGGAATCACATAAACGCTGGTGGCGCTCCAGGTGCTCCATCATCATGAGTTGGTTGTCACTGTCATCAGATTCCTCATTCTCTCTACTGcaattgcttttctttttttttctcaaggaACGACGCCGAACTTGATGAGCTAATCCTGCTGGGCTGTCTTCCTCGCTACCTGAAGACCTATGAGAAAGTTTGATCCAGGCCTCATGCTTGTTCCTGAAAATATGTGTTCCAGTTCCTTCACTGCTTTGCACAAACAAAcgtgtttttttatctttctgcCCTTCAGACTCGTCCTCCTCTTCTCCCGAGCTCAATCTCTCATGAGTGCTGACCGGTTCCACGGAGGAGCCCGTCTGTGGTTTTGAGGAACTATGTGAAGAATGCAAACTAtctgatggctgcggctgcttCGTCCCCTGTTTCTGCTCCTGCTCAGTGTAAGCACATGAATGGGACCTGAGAGGCAGTGCAACAGAACTAGTACGAGGTGGAGGGGTGGGTGGAGTGGGTCGGGGGTCACTGTCTGTCCAGCCCTTTGTACTACTTTTCTGCGTCTCGACCCTACTTATTTCTGCTAATTGTTTTCTTGTCACAGAGCTAAGATCACCATCATGAGAATGCTTTCCTGTGCTAAAACCAGAGTCCATACCCCTGTGTCTGTTAACATCATGATCAGAACTGTTTGTGTCCTGCCAGTGTCCTCCTGACTGCAGTGGCGACTGCCTGTCGCTCTTGTCTGAAGATGAGTTGCCGTCTTTTGTGCTGTAAGAATGGTGAATGTGATAGTCATCAGATTTCAAGTCCTCTCCATCTGACATAGACTTGTTCTTCTTTCTGTGACCATCCCCAAAAAGCTCTCTAATTTTTGTAACGCTCGGCCAGCTCGAATCTATGTGAATAGTTTCACCTTGGGAAGAGCGATGGCGGCGATAAGACTTGCATGTTGAAAATCCTAGGACAAAAATATCATCTTCTGAATTTATAGTGTTACCACTAAAGCTGTCAGAGCCATCACTGATTTCAGAATGATCGGTCTTACCTGCCCTTGTGCCACCTCCAATCTTTCGAACTTTCCTTTTATGACCTCTATCCGAATCCGAGCCAGAGACGGACTCTTGACACTTATGATCCGAAGCTTTGTCTGTCAGGGTTCCAGAAAGATTTTTGCTCTGATCAGGGAAACATCCTGAAATGTCCTGGGAAGATGATCCATCTGGAGATCTAATCCTGTGTGAAACTGTAGACTGAAGGACTGAAGTACTGCTTGAATTTGTGTTGGTTCCAAACTTTTCAGAGAGCTGGCGGATTGAGGGTGAAATGGTATGAGTGGAGCCCTTCTTCAGCTCTGCCCTCGAGAGGCTGGCTGCTGAGATTTTGGAAACTTTTCTAGCCACAGCAGAACTGCGCATATCCAAGGGCTGTGCAGCCGGAGGGGGAAGGGCTCCTCCAGTCTCCAAATCCTCCGAGCCGTGGCGCTGATCTTCGGCGCCTGAAGCCCTTTTATTGGCCTTCCAGTTGTGCAGCTTTTTGAAAGAGACACTCCGGTAAACCGCAGCTTTACTTTGGGTCTCCTTCTCTGCcatcctgtctctcttcctTCGCGAATTTTTGGCGTTTAAAttcactcgtttttttttttttttagttcatcgATAGATCCAGagcctttttgtgtgtgtttgcttttacaACCTGTAAACTAACGCCGCGTCCCCATTGACCTGGCTGTGTTTTACACAACAAATCAAAACTTTACAAAACTTTACACCTTATGGAAACTGACGCAAGCGCGAGTATACCAGCATTGCTTTCCTTCCGCTTAATTTCCATCCATGAAGTGGGAAAAGAGGCTCAAAGTCTGACCAGCAAGCTTCTGACTTGTTGAACTCCAAACAAAGTTTCCTTAAAATAAATCCCATTTCGGAGTCTGAGCGCGTCTGTACGTGGATGCATCTTTCTGTCCGACACCAGCCGTGCTCACCGTGATTCAGACATCATTAAGGTTGACTtatgtgctgtgttttttgtgttttgcatgCCTAAATGGCtggtgggagtgagtgagggagggcgGGACTGAGCATGGGGAAGGGGGAGAGTAAGAGCCCCTGGGGTAATGGGGGAAGAAGAGCTGCGCTTCCTCTATGATGGGAaaatatacacacgcacacgaaaTCATGCTGCTAAATAAACATCAAGAGCGTGCTATTTACATCCTGGATGTAGATCAACAGACACtggaagtaaaaaataaataaataaatcaaattctAATGAATctagagaagaaaaaatatctgGGTTTATTGAcctactgtttttttgttgttgtttttttttggtcatttttgtcatttctcATATTTGTACTATTCCTGGCTCTGCTTCAGTTCTGTTCTGCCCCATGCCCTTATTGGGTTTCTCAGTCATCTCTGATTTCCTCCTATATTctggttttgttcatttttttggggggtggggtgggggggtgtagGAGATGATGCCATGTGGCCATGTGATAGACTACCATCCTATGTACAGAGTGTGTTCCTACCTCAATCTACCACACTATCTTGGCCAGGATAAAATGGTTCCTTAAGACAAACATATGGATAAGTTTTCTATTTGTACACTTATGTGCTTATTTTATGCTGTAACTTTTAACTTGTATTTTAACTTTCAATAAAGCCATATGCATGAAAAACAGATAGTTTCatttaatgtataaaaaaaagtgtgatttaTGTGAGcagtatttataaatgttgataTCTGAAATACATCAAGCATTGATTTGTGCAAATAAGTGAAAtataatatgcaaaataaaaatagaaagtaTTTCTATTTACACAATCCAGTACTTAGCCTATAACTCTACAGACCAGTGCCAAAACTGCTAAACCTCAGTGGGAGGCACACTTAGTGAAAATCAGTGATAAGTATGATGGACCTACTACACACTCTTGTACAGTCTACATGATGATAGAAGTGTAAAGAGGGTTGAGGCGGTTCTGTCTTTGATAATACTGTGGCTCTCCTGATGACCCTGTTCCAAAAAATGACCATATATCTATTAAGTTAAATAGAAAATGGAAAATTACCTACTAATAACACGGCCTGTTTTGGTAAATGGTAAAGGAATAAAACCTGGCACTGAGTCCACATCTTGCTAGTCTTTCTTCATGTGTATGTTATGTTAGGTTATTTGTGGAAATGTCACATGATTTGAAGTTGTTTATAGAAGtccatctttatttttattagtatacAATCATACAtgcattcatcattcattcattagtaATGGCTTTATCCTGTttcaggtcacacacacacacacacacacacacacacacacacacacacacacacacacacacacacacacacacacacacatttgcatacTGTCAAAGGGAGAGGGAAGAAACTGTAAAACTCTGAAAAAGGCCATGCAGACATGGAAAGAACATTAACAGAAACTTTATATAGAGACCTgcaattatacattttattgtatttgctCAGTCATTGTTTatacagaacaaaagacagGACCATGGAAACACAACTTCTGgtgattttattgatttctaatactgtatattagtgCAAAATTTAGGTCTACAGACATAAGCAAAGCAAGCAAACATTGTAGTATGGCACAAGCATTTACACAATTATATCAATATCCAGTCAGGTACCAACTCAGTGATGCCCATTTTTAAAGATGCATAGTTCTGAAATTCACATTTAACGGTTTGAACAGCCCACACACAAGTATTATAGCTTCACAAAACTACATGACACTGAAAAACTTCACAAATTAGTCATATTCTCACAGGCCAAAAGCATTTTTATGTGGCACAGCATTTACACTACAAATGTCTTTTCAACAGATACACACATTTCTATCGATAAGGTTTACTAGTGTAGGCTTAAGATGCAAGTGTGTGATGCAGCACCACATGCTCAAACCAAGAGTGCAATTTAtgtcttcatatatatatatatatatatatatatatatatatatatatatatatatatatatatatatatatatatatatatatataggtatttCTAGTGTGTAGCATGCATACTTATTTTATAGATTCAGTCATGTTTTATAATTATATCAGTACTTGCTTAAGGAAGAACTAGGGTGTGTGAAATCTCATTCTGAACAGAATTATATTCCCTTTAGATACGAGACTGATCAGCTAAGTGCAGCTTACAGAAAGACCTGACGCACTGCTGCCAGCTCTTCTTGATAAATCACACCACCTAGTGGCTGAAATCGTTAAGTCCTACATGGTGCCcttcacttttatttacatttacacgtAGTGGAAGTATAAATCGTTTCAGTATACATGTGTACAAGagtaaagacaaacagtgcTGCTTTTTGAAATGATGATCAGTATTAACATACTGTCTATAAGATTGTGAGCTTATATTGTTAGAGACCTGAGACTTGTTTGGGAACCTAATGTAAGGTTTCATTACATGACAGTTACTCTCACCCATGTCCACTGTGCAGACAATTCTTAtgataatacattttatttacacacacacacacacacacacacacacacgcacacgcacacacacacagtgattttcACACTTAAAAACActacattcctaaaccctgggTTAAAGTTCTTTTTCCTCATATTTCTTATATGGATAAGTACAGCACACGACTTCTTTAACAGCTACTAAGAAACACTGTTTACACAGCCAATGAAGGGCGTTTGGGCAAAATGTTCAGTTTCAATCAAAaccttgtgttgtttttgttgataTATTTGCTACAGTAGATCATCCATACATGAATCTGAAATATTTGTGTTCTACACACATTATGTCACGAAAATAGATTTTGTCTTAAAGAACATAAAGATCATAAAGAACATTTGTTTATGAGTGGACTGTATGAGCATCTGTGGACTTATTAGTGCAAAGTTAGGATTGTGATTGACTGAGATTCAgaatttatgtttacatttacaacctTTGATAGGCTGTTTTAGGCTTAGGTTAATTTATggcaaatgtatttaattatggtAAGAATAATTAATTGATAGTACACATGTGGCAGCAAACTAAAAGATGTCAATCATTTAAGACACCTGCAgagtttttatttagattttagtGTTTTGGACTAAGGAAAGAAAATGTAGGAAAATGTTTTTCCATTCTATGGTTTGAATGTAAATTTGCCACATCATTTGTTAAAATGTCATAAACTGTTTGCATCATTTATTGAACAGTAGGTCAGTTGAATGGCTAAGATCTCATTCAGGAGATTTCAGGGATTCTTCCTCAGTAGGAATTGAGCTTAGGTGCGAGCCTAGTAGGTGCAAACATTCTTTTAttctattaaattaattttataccCTTAATGATTTCTGGTTTATTAGGTTTTGTGGTGATCTTTCTCCTTGTTTGCTGTTTTCTCTATAAGTAGTGACCCTGAGCAGCAGTCTGCGTGTGCTGCGTCTAAATTTGGGCTGGGTGAAGTAGAACAGGATAGGATCGAGCACACTATTCATGCTGGCAAAGGGCCTCGTACTCTTATAGACCACTGAAAAAAGGTTCCGAAGTTGGCACGGAGCATCAGGCAAGGTCCTCACTAGCAGGTACATTGTTTTGGTCACATGGAAAGGCAGGAAGCTTACGGCAAACACCAGCACCACAATAGCAATCATCCTCACAGCTTTGCACTTCTTCTCCTTGGCTGCTTCACCACTGACATCCCCTGGTTGGCACAGAGACCGTGCCATCCTGCAGTACAATagcacaatgacaaaaaaaggcAACAGGAAGCCCAGGCAGGTGAGGGCCATGCCATATGGGTAGTATTGACGCGAGCGCTCAGGCACACTCAGATCGTAGCACACGGTACGATTTCTCTGGATGCCAGTCGCTGCAAATTCAAACGTAGGTGCACACAGAAGTGCTACAATGACCCAGACACTGGCACATACAGCCCATGCCAGCTTGCGTCCTGCTCTTCTGAGCCATGGGGACAGCGGATGGCAGATTCCCAGGTAGCGCTGAACACTGATGCAGGTGAGAAAAAGGATGCTGCCGTGCAGGTTGCTGTAGAACTGGAAACGAACCCATCGGCATGTCAGCTCTCCAAAGGGCCAGTAGTCTCGACTGCTATAGTTGTAGATGAGCAGAGGGAGGGAGCATGCATACAGGAAGTCAGCAGCTGCCAGGTTGAGTGTATAGATGTTGGTCCGAGTCAGAGAACGTCTGGTTCCCCACAGCTGTAGGATGACGGCAAAATTGAGCGGCAAAGCAAGGACGAAGACCACGCTGTACACCACAGGGAGAAGGATGCGCTTAAAGTCCTCATTGTAGGTGCAGGAAGGCAGAACAGACGATGAGGAAGCGTTCTCCATCCGGGAAATGATTGATTTACATTCTAAaatggagagaagagagagactgagaattAAAACAGAGTAGGAGTGATGAAAAGTCATCAGCTGACATCAGCTGATCAAAAGTACTTTTCTGCATTGAATTAAAGAAGGAAAGAACTCTGATTCACTGTGATCCTGACTAGAATGAAGTGACTACTGATAATAAATCCATAAACCACAGGTCAAAATTTAACCATTGACTGTGTTATATGTACAGATATGTACTAGCAGGAggcaaaataaagaaagacCCACTGGCCCTGTTATTGTGTGTCAAAACTTATTTGGACTTATTAAATATCCGGATGGGAGTGGTCTCTTCCATGATGACCCTGCAATAACATCTCAACCCAATCGACATGTACTCTCTAATATCATCAACTCACACCTCTTGTCATTATCTGAGAGTTATTTAAGATATATatgtgcatatgtatatacatagaCAGTAGTTATTACCGAAACAAATAAAGATGAAGTAAGAACTTTATGATTCATTTCCTAAAACTTCAATATTAATATCCTTGAACTATAAATGAAcccataaaataaaagtaactggtcaaaataaatcttaattcAATCCAGGGATTTGGATATAATTTATGTAGGAAGTCAGAGTGTAATGCTACTTGGCATTCATACCAAGGGCTTTAGCATCAATCATACTAATCTGACTCAGAAGCAGCCAAACTAATTCCTTTcaagtatttaatttttttaaattcctggCACTTCAACTTTTTGCATTTTGAAAGGTACAAGATACACAGTCTGTATCATTTATACATATTCAGTTTGAACTCTACATTTAGATAGAAGCAAGGCTcagaaacaagaaaagaaacattttccCTAGAAATACAATGGTACATGAATAGCATACAGACTATAATAGaaacattattcattatgtGTACAGGGTACATGTAACTCATTCATCTTTAATAAACTCTTTGTCCTGGTCAGTATCTAGTTCGAAAACATATCTTGGAAGCATGCAGCAGGAATGCACCATAAACATGATTAGGTAAAGGACTAGGTAAAAGTTGTGAGCAGTGGCAGCTCAAGGCTCTGGGCTGTTGAAGATCAGGTTTCATGCCCCAGCAatacaagctgccactgttgggtccctgagcaaggcccttaaccttctcctctccagggtgctgtatcatggctgaacctGCACTCTGATGCCAACTTCCAAAAAGTTgcaatatgcaaaaaaaaaaaaagaatttcacagtgctgtaatgtatatttgacAATAGTATTCTTCTTCTAGGTTCATCACATATTATTTGGAGGAAGCCCATAAAGACACATGATTAACATGtatggaaactccacacagacagcaaCCCGAGCTCAGAACTGAACCCATGACAAAGCTGTGATTTCAGCCTGAATATCTAGTTTCAGGAAGAGAATATGAAACAGAGATCTCAAGATGGGTCAGGATTGTGCAGGTTTAAAGTGTACTATAAAATCCATCAGCAATTGGGCTCAAATGTTATCTGTTATAAAGCTTGTATCACTAGTACAGCCTAGCTGAAGTACAGCTATGGAATGAGAGAAGACTCAtagattgtgttgtgtgtgtgtgtgtgtgtgtgtgtgtgtgtgtgtgtgtgtgtgtgtgtgtgtgtgtttgtgtgtgtaaggaaatCTGTACAGTGTGCCAGGAAGCTTCAGCAGACTCGATTGCTTCCTGTGAGTATAATTATACTTATGACTGAGAATGAATGCGTTTCAAACAGGATGTTAAACCTTCCAGCAAAAACTGAGGAGAATAATAGAGTACTAACATATCACATCCTGAAATTAATAATGTGAAAGTTTTATTATGAATACAGTGTAATAATATATTGTTAAttcaaaatactgtaaatggtgtATGGTACAGATAAGAATGTTTTGGGACCTCCTGATTTTTCCATTATGACTTTCACTGTCTCTGTGAATTGGTCAGTTTTATAATTCACATATTGTAACAGACCTGTTAATTATCAAAACACATTCTTTTCTAAAGCATAC
The DNA window shown above is from Tachysurus fulvidraco isolate hzauxx_2018 chromosome 13, HZAU_PFXX_2.0, whole genome shotgun sequence and carries:
- the LOC113643206 gene encoding rho guanine nucleotide exchange factor 17 isoform X2; translation: MAEKETQSKAAVYRSVSFKKLHNWKANKRASGAEDQRHGSEDLETGGALPPPAAQPLDMRSSAVARKVSKISAASLSRAELKKGSTHTISPSIRQLSEKFGTNTNSSSTSVLQSTVSHRIRSPDGSSSQDISGCFPDQSKNLSGTLTDKASDHKCQESVSGSDSDRGHKRKVRKIGGGTRAGFSTCKSYRRHRSSQGETIHIDSSWPSVTKIRELFGDGHRKKNKSMSDGEDLKSDDYHIHHSYSTKDGNSSSDKSDRQSPLQSGGHWQDTNSSDHDVNRHRGMDSGFSTGKHSHDGDLSSVTRKQLAEISRVETQKSSTKGWTDSDPRPTPPTPPPRTSSVALPLRSHSCAYTEQEQKQGTKQPQPSDSLHSSHSSSKPQTGSSVEPVSTHERLSSGEEEDESEGQKDKKTRLFVQSSEGTGTHIFRNKHEAWIKLSHRSSGSEEDSPAGLAHQVRRRSLRKKKKSNCSRENEESDDSDNQLMMMEHLERHQRLCDSQMEGHRLDSLRSKACVSGQMWERARGSSVVQDSYRNLCKASEGQVGPSNVPFVSRVSKVTIPSFLSTPLGSRCNSRYSSTETLKAEDLMSSTSNRASSSVLSKTYHGNATMYRSPSFGHGDNFSRAPVRVRPRLVPSLNQGEGTPNAVESRLGRRPVSHEKDKDRVSMSNPDIASETLSLLSYLKTDLSELRMKKRGQDAEESLNSSNLGLQSTPTMYRMGSRTAGLNSRRPSLKDLTATLRRTKSFTYSEKPVGSALRSSSEQRLNCESDGDRVVISDREVESDDCRGYDYEEPMPTPLQDHYIQEARQVIRDICQMSANKDYDDNDNDDDIAGLKRNGNFHMVGANKEANNMKQVERIDGQIVETVNKKEADRESGKCIPKENSGEKIFGDKSLDELSGHESSLTDEGIVTEPEAGLYGGLSSGTDLLGQTLTVWTQSGLYEEQSHNMMLEKSLSTPASSVRTEYEAVAIGGDVSISKNQASLEAPPTPSALRRRRKFSSAANNGSDSSNGSNGESNGESAYRSLSDPMPHRSRSVAEDGSNSFSVDSNLLGSLSLNSKVGVSADSSAADLSEYTGSAASDLSVYNDSLRDYSTVIQSIVHEPGAMDKLIDEKANGKAVKKKSFSDPSRRGELASPALEVPKHSDEPINELEQPIPPSSSEPILSEQRDELWELNSEQYRQYSNRSSQSHSEHVLPSHLDRNGVNKMCNEEPNLPFDPKLAQVLSPCISRRGYKKRTHRVTHQQSCDDGDQLEEQQEDRTYEDLEHLDPSKSILPQLPIPKIRPKHVRHASEPATFVPISPSNQHRGSSKSHEPQQLSRHRQGEDVTEEYNLDLNPPEGSSDAPAEGAVVEGTSSVPETASIDPKLQRKSSDELMQAPLKTKPRVDMRRHVMMTLLDTEQSYVDSLRTLIQSYLKPLKQSDNPPLCDPSLVDEMFYQIPEILEHHELFLEQVISCVNDWHERQTIGDLLVQSFSKEVLANIYSAYIDNFLNAKDAVRIAKEAKPAFMKFLEQSMRENKEKQALGDLMIKPVQRIPRYELLVKDLLKHTPEDHPDHAHLLDAQKNIKRLAERINKGRRNAEEVERETRVMQEIEAHIEGVEHILNPQRKFLRQEMVMEAKSVGGKKDRSLFLFSDLLICTTLKRKSGSLRRSSMSLYSAASVIDTSSKYKFLWKLPLEDIELVKGSNQATNRDAIQKTISRLDEDLSTLGQISKLSETLSFPHQSLDDVIKDLMASVHRELAEKQSLAFSMTFLPTKLELSAASVDSTFIFEFSSPDTRSNFEQAFEEAKKKLAMNKDEWDPEFLKAIPIMKTRSGMQFSCASPSHSSPENVCEVWVCNSDGYVGQVCVLSIRAEPTVEACIAVCSARIICIAAVPGLKSRERVETRHSAVAPQSESPLAPSVQPQLHISISRSSPELSDPPAPTAPELGPFESDDSDDEDSPSPSSTLQSQASHSTISSSYGNDEGAGCKDIAPETTSSEEEQEFSSGFGPQRLSVDSPMDGRAMRRSSRGSFTRASLEDLLSIDPEAHQSSVWLGTEDGCIHVYQSSDNIRNRKNSMKMQHSASILCILYLDNKVFVSLANGEVIVYQREAGSFWDPQSSQTLCLGSPSGPVTKMVPVAGKLWCGCQNRILIINTSTLTQEHSFTVGQDSGRCVACMVSYGQGVWVALQGSAQVRLYHSTSYESIAEVDVAPAVHKMLAGSDAIIRQHKAACLRITALLACRDVLWIGTSAGVVLTLPVPPVTSNVSTGPLRTPLVPTGSAHGHTGHVRFLTSVELPEGFDVHFPSQAESELSSEAAVQQRRSSTLLTGKSTLLVISGGDGYEDFRLNSSSETVGRDDSTNHLLLWRV